One Babylonia areolata isolate BAREFJ2019XMU chromosome 27, ASM4173473v1, whole genome shotgun sequence DNA window includes the following coding sequences:
- the LOC143301451 gene encoding uncharacterized protein LOC143301451 isoform X1: MMNLKTLGAFAVIVGCFAVVYPRFLHPFVLRAFGMNPASTKEEDSHYPPHMRNGKPLPADRRPPPMPHDPKDIRQHMRPGPHPGMRAAAEMQKQQAGTGRGMMGIVLPMYAIGICVYLVYTLFKVFNKRGKYPDPYTKRESEDGSGVRMDRMGFPKRMQGFEGEQECDEGEVQRFLRQKQQERELEDLLVKMDDTRNVSEDEMRALQKRLEETEAQMTRILQAMQSMQSRVGTMNMAGVGGEEQGAVDGTEDRAPSGTAETVGTTAPTASSSEESQRESHEALSRTSSPDSESYEIVKNSASVTNDISPDSELSSRSSFEQISKAGEVDPAAPAREEMEEDGKCEGLVPGQQDKEESSSVRHRKTAHPEED, encoded by the exons ATGATGAATTTAAAGACTTTAGGTGCATTTGCTGTCATCGTAGGATGTTTTGCTGTCGTCTATCCGAGATTCCTGCATCCTTTCGTGTTGCGTGCTTTTGGAATGAATCCAGCATCAACGAAAGAAGAAGATTCAC attaTCCTCCTCACATGAGAAATGGCAAACCACTGCCAGCAGACAGGAGACCACCCCCCATGCCACATGACCCAAAAGACATACGGCAGCATATGAGG CCGGGCCCTCACCCAGGAATGCGTGCTGCAGCAGAGATGCAGAAGCAGCAAGCGGGCACTGGGCGAGGCATGATGGGCATTGTGCTACCCATGTATGCTATTGGAATATGTGTATATCTGGTCTACACTCTTTTCAAG GTGTTCAACAAACGAGGGAAGTACCCTGACCCGTATACTAAACGTGAAAGTGAGGATGGTAGTGGAGTGCGAATGGATCGCATGGGGTTCCCAAAGAGAATGCAAGGGTTCGAGGGTGAGCAGGAGTGTGATGAAGGGGAGGTACAGAGGTTTCTGCGGCAGAAGCAACAGGAACGTGAGTTGGAAGACCTTCTGGTGAAAATGGATGATACCCGCAATGTTT CGGAGGACGAGATGCGGGCTTTACAGAAGCGTCTGGAGGAGACGGAGGCCCAGATGACGCGAATCCTTCAGGCCATGCAGAGCATGCAGTCCCGTGTTGGCACCATGAACATGgcaggagtggggggagaggaacaGGGAGCGGTAGACGGCACAGAGGACAGGGCACCCTCCGGCACAGCAGAGACGGTGGGCACCACAGCTCCCACTGCCAGCAGCAGTGAGGAAAGCCAAAGG GAAAGCCACGAAGCCCTGTCCAGGACCTCCAGCCCAGACTCGGAGAGTTACGAGATTGTGAAGAACAGTGCATCTGTCACCAACGACATCAGCCCAGACAGCGAGCTTTCCTCACGCTCCTCTTTTGAACAGATCAGCAAAGCTGGGGAGGTGGATCCAGCAGCCCCTGcaagggaggagatggaggaggatgggaagTGTGAAGGACTTGTGCCAGGCCAGCAGGACAAGGAGGAGTCGTCGAGTGTCCGTCACAGGAAAACAGCACATCCTGAGGAGGACTGA
- the LOC143301451 gene encoding uncharacterized protein LOC143301451 isoform X2 yields MMNLKTLGAFAVIVGCFAVVYPRFLHPFVLRAFGMNPASTKEEDSHYPPHMRNGKPLPADRRPPPMPHDPKDIRQHMRPGPHPGMRAAAEMQKQQAGTGRGMMGIVLPMYAIGICVYLVYTLFKVFNKRGKYPDPYTKRESEDGSGVRMDRMGFPKRMQGFEGEQECDEGEVQRFLRQKQQEPEDEMRALQKRLEETEAQMTRILQAMQSMQSRVGTMNMAGVGGEEQGAVDGTEDRAPSGTAETVGTTAPTASSSEESQRESHEALSRTSSPDSESYEIVKNSASVTNDISPDSELSSRSSFEQISKAGEVDPAAPAREEMEEDGKCEGLVPGQQDKEESSSVRHRKTAHPEED; encoded by the exons ATGATGAATTTAAAGACTTTAGGTGCATTTGCTGTCATCGTAGGATGTTTTGCTGTCGTCTATCCGAGATTCCTGCATCCTTTCGTGTTGCGTGCTTTTGGAATGAATCCAGCATCAACGAAAGAAGAAGATTCAC attaTCCTCCTCACATGAGAAATGGCAAACCACTGCCAGCAGACAGGAGACCACCCCCCATGCCACATGACCCAAAAGACATACGGCAGCATATGAGG CCGGGCCCTCACCCAGGAATGCGTGCTGCAGCAGAGATGCAGAAGCAGCAAGCGGGCACTGGGCGAGGCATGATGGGCATTGTGCTACCCATGTATGCTATTGGAATATGTGTATATCTGGTCTACACTCTTTTCAAG GTGTTCAACAAACGAGGGAAGTACCCTGACCCGTATACTAAACGTGAAAGTGAGGATGGTAGTGGAGTGCGAATGGATCGCATGGGGTTCCCAAAGAGAATGCAAGGGTTCGAGGGTGAGCAGGAGTGTGATGAAGGGGAGGTACAGAGGTTTCTGCGGCAGAAGCAACAGGAAC CGGAGGACGAGATGCGGGCTTTACAGAAGCGTCTGGAGGAGACGGAGGCCCAGATGACGCGAATCCTTCAGGCCATGCAGAGCATGCAGTCCCGTGTTGGCACCATGAACATGgcaggagtggggggagaggaacaGGGAGCGGTAGACGGCACAGAGGACAGGGCACCCTCCGGCACAGCAGAGACGGTGGGCACCACAGCTCCCACTGCCAGCAGCAGTGAGGAAAGCCAAAGG GAAAGCCACGAAGCCCTGTCCAGGACCTCCAGCCCAGACTCGGAGAGTTACGAGATTGTGAAGAACAGTGCATCTGTCACCAACGACATCAGCCCAGACAGCGAGCTTTCCTCACGCTCCTCTTTTGAACAGATCAGCAAAGCTGGGGAGGTGGATCCAGCAGCCCCTGcaagggaggagatggaggaggatgggaagTGTGAAGGACTTGTGCCAGGCCAGCAGGACAAGGAGGAGTCGTCGAGTGTCCGTCACAGGAAAACAGCACATCCTGAGGAGGACTGA